In Amphiura filiformis unplaced genomic scaffold, Afil_fr2py scaffold_22, whole genome shotgun sequence, one genomic interval encodes:
- the LOC140143456 gene encoding 5'-nucleotidase-like has product MYSVILILSLVPFGFGEYDLTILHTNDVHDRMEQLDSGGGSCSVEEAENGECYGGFARLSTMVKHIRKYNGKDIRKDSGNVLFLDAGDQFQGTNWFVHYKGAATSYFMNKIGYDVQALGNHEFDLGPSGLAPFLKDVDFPVISCNIDASKEPVIDGLFNKSVILTVGGERIGVVGYTYSRTDDISATGQAIFNDEIESLQAEIDVLLSQGINKIIALGHSGIMKDLDIAAKVKGVDIVVGGHSNTFLYTGTPPDTAGHEVLHGEYPKVITPDHDPYGTVLVVTAYTFAKYLGRLDVTFDNDGRVTQWAGNPILLNSDVEEDPNVLVEINQWSEVLANLSSVKLGVTHVYLDGKTNSCRLHECNMGNMITDAYIWEQVTFPDDIRWSDVNIAIHNSGNIRASIQPGNLDTSVVSEYIERFSPIYAGVERRITFITDGNGSATVSMKQKDMFIYLILTSLIFTFVS; this is encoded by the exons ATGTATTCCGTAATATTGATACTTTCATTAGTACCATTCGGTTTTGGAGAATATGATTTAACCATTCTTCATACAAACGATGTTCACGATCGAATGGAACAGTTAGACTCAGGCGGTGGATCATGCAGCGTGGAAGAGGCTGAGAATGGTGAGTGCTATGGTGGTTTTGCACGTCTATCGACTATGGTGAAACATATACGGAAATACAATGGCAAGGATATTCGGAAAGACAGCGGCAACGTGTTGTTCTTGGATGCTGGTGATCAGTTTCAGGGAACAAATTGGTTTGTTCATTACAAAGGAGCGGCAACGTCTTATTTTATGAACAAGATTGGATACGATGTGCAG GCACTTGGTAACCACGAGTTTGACTTAGGTCCCTCTGGATTGGCGCCGTTTTTAAAGGACGTTGATTTTCCTGTTATCAGTTGTAACATAGATGCATCCAAAGAGCCTGTAATCGATGGATTGTTTAACAAAAGCGTTATACTAACTGTAGGCGGAGAACGAATTGGTGTGGTTGGATACACGTATTCGAGAACTGACGACATTTCAGCAACAG GTCAAGCCATTTTTAATGATGAGATTGAATCATTGCAAGCTGAGATAGACGTCCTCCTATCGCAAGGAATCAACAAAATTATTGCGCTGGGTCATTCAGGAATTATGAAAGATTTGGACATTGCTGCAAAAGTAAAGGGGGTTGATATTGTAGTAGGTGGACATTCAAACACTTTCCTCTATACGG GCACCCCACCAGACACTGCAGGTCATGAGGTACTGCACGGGGAATATCCTAAGGTGATCACACCAGATCACGATCCCTATGGCACCGTGCTGGTGGTTACAGCTTACACCTTTGCAAAATATCTTGGACGACTGGACGTTACATTTGATAATGACGGACGTGTGACACAGTGGGCAGGGAATCCCATACTTCTTAATAGCGATGTAGAGGAAG ATCCAAATGTACTTGTTGAAATAAACCAATGGAGTGAAGTCCTAGCAAATCTAAGTAGCGTCAAACTTGGTGTTACTCACGTGTACTTAGACGGGAAGACGAATAGCTGTCGATTGCATGAATGTAACATGGGCAACATGATCACCGATGCTTACATATGGGAACAGGTTACATTCCCCGATGACATACGATGGAGTGACGTCAACATTGCTATTCATAATAGTGGAAACATCAGGGCATCTATACAACCAG GCAATCTTGATACTTCCGTAGTAAGTGAATACATAGAACGATTTAGTCCGATATACGCCGGAGTTGAACGTCGAATCACATTCATTACCGATGGGAATGGAAGTGCCACCGTCTCAATGAAACAGAAGGACATGTTTATATATCTAATCCTGACATCGCTCATATTCACCTTTGTTTCGTAA